In Drosophila bipectinata strain 14024-0381.07 chromosome 2R, DbipHiC1v2, whole genome shotgun sequence, one genomic interval encodes:
- the Aldh-III gene encoding aldehyde dehydrogenase, dimeric NADP-preferring isoform X2 — MKFSIMGDNSIKPSPDENASGDQAITVINIEAETENAEASTGIPASASQHLPEKQPLQSEGESETDRMANFDDTLQRARLAFSSGKTRSVSFRRKQLENLLRCYEEHESEIISALEADLRRPKQESLIVETEFMKNDIKHILFHLNDWVKAEKPSKSFVNLMDDVQIYNDPFGVVLVIGAWNYPLQLLLVPVASAIAAGNCVVIKPSEIAANCAKFIADVIPKYLDNDCYPVVCGGPTETAELLNQRFDYIFYTGSTRVGKIIHAAANKHLTPTTLELGGKSPCYIDKSVELRTAVKRILWGKLINCGQTCIAPDYILCSKEVQEKFIAEAKEVLKEWYGENIQSSPDLSRVINANNFQRLLGLMKSGRVAVGGKYDVSERYIEPTILVDVKVNDPIMEEEIFGPILPIFNVESAYDAIKFINARESPLVLYIFTLETEVQNLFINGTQSGGLCVNDTIMHYAVDVLPFGGVGMSGMGSYHGKYGFDTFTHKKSCLGKDLSAFGEKLASARYPPYSDRKGSLLAFLLRKRRPLPNLHLSHLLAVGLGVGLTVLANYYLQVRKGKLLSR, encoded by the exons ATGAAATTTTCAATAATGGGAGACAATTCCATAAAACCCAGTCCCGATGAAAATG CTTCAGGAGACCAGGCAATAACGGTCATCAATATTG AAGCAGAAACTGAAAACGCAGAAGCCTCCACCGGAATTCCAGCATCCGCATCACAACATCTCCCAGAGAAGCAGCCGCTCCAATCCGAAGGCGAATCCGAAACAGACAGAATGGCCAATTTCGACGAT ACGTTGCAACGCGCCCGCCTTGCCTTTTCCAGTGGCAAAACCAGGAGCGTCAGCTTTCG ACGCAAGCAGCTGGAGAATCTTCTGCGTTGCTATGAGGAGCACGAGAGCGAGATCATCAGTGCCCTGGAGGCGGATCTGCGGCGACCCAAGCAGGAGTCCCTCATCGTGGAGACCGAGTTCATGAAGAACGACATCAAGCACATTCTATTCCACCTGAACGACTGGGTCAAGGCAGAGAAG CCTTCGAAGTCGTTTGTGAATCTGATGGACGATGTCCAGATCTACAATGATCCCTTTGGAGTGGTCCTGGTGATTGGCGCCTGGAACTATCCGCTGCAGCTTCTGCTGGTGCCCGTGGCCTCCGCCATTGCCGCTGGCAACTGTGTCGTCATCAAGCCCAGCGAGATTGCCGCCAACTGCGCCAAATTCATTGCCGATGTCATTCCGAAATATTTGGACAAT GACTGCTATCCAGTTGTCTGCGGTGGACCCACTGAGACCGCTGAGCTGCTCAACCAACGGTTCGACTACATCTTCTACACGGGATCCACTCGCGTGGGAAAGATCATCCATGCCGCGGCCAACAAACACCTCACGCCCACAACTCTGGAGCTGGGTGGCAAGAG TCCCTGCTACATTGACAAGTCGGTGGAGCTGCGTACAGCCGTAAAGCGCATTCTGTGGGGAAAGCTGATCAACTGTGGACAGACCTGTATTGCTCCCGACTACATTCTCTGCTCCAAGGAGGTGCAGGAGAAGTTCATTGCTGAAGCCAAGGAAGTGCTGAAGGAGTGGTACGGCGAGAATATCCAGAGCAGTCCGGATCTAAGTCGCGTTATCAATGCCAACAATTTCCA GCGCCTGCTTGGTCTGATGAAGTCCGGACGCGTGGCCGTTGGTGGCAAGTACGATGTCAGCGAACGTTACATCGAGCCCACCATCTTGGTCGACGTAAAGGTCAACGATCCCATTATGGAGGAGGAAATCTTCGGCCCCATCTTGCCCATCTTCAACGTGGAGAGTGCCTATGATGCCATCAAGTTCATCAATGCCAG AGAGAGTCCACTTGTCCTGTATATTTTCACGTTGGAAACAGAGGTTCAGAATCTGTTCATAAACGGCACCCAGTCGGGCGGACTGTGCGTGAACGATACGATAATGCACTATGCTG TTGATGTCCTGCCCTTCGGAGGCGTGGGCATGAGTGGAATGGGCAGCTATCATGGCAAGTATGGCTTCGACACCTTCACCCACAAAAAGTCGTGCCTTGGAAAGGATCTTTCGGCCTTTGGCGAAAAGTTGGCATC AGCGCGTTATCCACCCTACTCGGACCGCAAAGGATCGCTGCTGGCTTTCCTGCTCCGCAAGCGTCGCCCTCTGCCCAATCTGCATCTGAGCCACCTTCTGGCCGTTGGCCTGGGCGTCGGATTGACGGTGTTGGCCAACTACTACCTACAGGTAAGGAAG GGCAAGCTGTTGTCGCGTTAG
- the Aldh-III gene encoding aldehyde dehydrogenase, dimeric NADP-preferring isoform X4: MANFDDTLQRARLAFSSGKTRSVSFRRKQLENLLRCYEEHESEIISALEADLRRPKQESLIVETEFMKNDIKHILFHLNDWVKAEKPSKSFVNLMDDVQIYNDPFGVVLVIGAWNYPLQLLLVPVASAIAAGNCVVIKPSEIAANCAKFIADVIPKYLDNDCYPVVCGGPTETAELLNQRFDYIFYTGSTRVGKIIHAAANKHLTPTTLELGGKSPCYIDKSVELRTAVKRILWGKLINCGQTCIAPDYILCSKEVQEKFIAEAKEVLKEWYGENIQSSPDLSRVINANNFQRLLGLMKSGRVAVGGKYDVSERYIEPTILVDVKVNDPIMEEEIFGPILPIFNVESAYDAIKFINAREKPLVIYVFSNSNKLVKEFRSNTTSGGFCSNETIMHCGVDVLPFGGVGMSGMGSYHGKYGFDTFTHKKSCLGKDLSAFGEKLASARYPPYSDRKGSLLAFLLRKRRPLPNLHLSHLLAVGLGVGLTVLANYYLQVRKGKLLSR; the protein is encoded by the exons ATGGCCAATTTCGACGAT ACGTTGCAACGCGCCCGCCTTGCCTTTTCCAGTGGCAAAACCAGGAGCGTCAGCTTTCG ACGCAAGCAGCTGGAGAATCTTCTGCGTTGCTATGAGGAGCACGAGAGCGAGATCATCAGTGCCCTGGAGGCGGATCTGCGGCGACCCAAGCAGGAGTCCCTCATCGTGGAGACCGAGTTCATGAAGAACGACATCAAGCACATTCTATTCCACCTGAACGACTGGGTCAAGGCAGAGAAG CCTTCGAAGTCGTTTGTGAATCTGATGGACGATGTCCAGATCTACAATGATCCCTTTGGAGTGGTCCTGGTGATTGGCGCCTGGAACTATCCGCTGCAGCTTCTGCTGGTGCCCGTGGCCTCCGCCATTGCCGCTGGCAACTGTGTCGTCATCAAGCCCAGCGAGATTGCCGCCAACTGCGCCAAATTCATTGCCGATGTCATTCCGAAATATTTGGACAAT GACTGCTATCCAGTTGTCTGCGGTGGACCCACTGAGACCGCTGAGCTGCTCAACCAACGGTTCGACTACATCTTCTACACGGGATCCACTCGCGTGGGAAAGATCATCCATGCCGCGGCCAACAAACACCTCACGCCCACAACTCTGGAGCTGGGTGGCAAGAG TCCCTGCTACATTGACAAGTCGGTGGAGCTGCGTACAGCCGTAAAGCGCATTCTGTGGGGAAAGCTGATCAACTGTGGACAGACCTGTATTGCTCCCGACTACATTCTCTGCTCCAAGGAGGTGCAGGAGAAGTTCATTGCTGAAGCCAAGGAAGTGCTGAAGGAGTGGTACGGCGAGAATATCCAGAGCAGTCCGGATCTAAGTCGCGTTATCAATGCCAACAATTTCCA GCGCCTGCTTGGTCTGATGAAGTCCGGACGCGTGGCCGTTGGTGGCAAGTACGATGTCAGCGAACGTTACATCGAGCCCACCATCTTGGTCGACGTAAAGGTCAACGATCCCATTATGGAGGAGGAAATCTTCGGCCCCATCTTGCCCATCTTCAACGTGGAGAGTGCCTATGATGCCATCAAGTTCATCAATGCCAG AGAGAAACCACTTGTAATTTACGTGTTCTCCAACTCAAATAAGCTAGTTAAAGAGTTCAGAAGCAATACCACTAGCGGCGGATTCTGCAGCAACGAAACAATTATGCACTGTGgag TTGATGTCCTGCCCTTCGGAGGCGTGGGCATGAGTGGAATGGGCAGCTATCATGGCAAGTATGGCTTCGACACCTTCACCCACAAAAAGTCGTGCCTTGGAAAGGATCTTTCGGCCTTTGGCGAAAAGTTGGCATC AGCGCGTTATCCACCCTACTCGGACCGCAAAGGATCGCTGCTGGCTTTCCTGCTCCGCAAGCGTCGCCCTCTGCCCAATCTGCATCTGAGCCACCTTCTGGCCGTTGGCCTGGGCGTCGGATTGACGGTGTTGGCCAACTACTACCTACAGGTAAGGAAG GGCAAGCTGTTGTCGCGTTAG
- the Aldh-III gene encoding aldehyde dehydrogenase, dimeric NADP-preferring isoform X6, whose product MKFSIMGDNSIKPSPDENASGDQAITVINIEAETENAEASTGIPASASQHLPEKQPLQSEGESETDRMANFDDTLQRARLAFSSGKTRSVSFRRKQLENLLRCYEEHESEIISALEADLRRPKQESLIVETEFMKNDIKHILFHLNDWVKAEKPSKSFVNLMDDVQIYNDPFGVVLVIGAWNYPLQLLLVPVASAIAAGNCVVIKPSEIAANCAKFIADVIPKYLDNDCYPVVCGGPTETAELLNQRFDYIFYTGSTRVGKIIHAAANKHLTPTTLELGGKSPCYIDKSVELRTAVKRILWGKLINCGQTCIAPDYILCSKEVQEKFIAEAKEVLKEWYGENIQSSPDLSRVINANNFQRLLGLMKSGRVAVGGKYDVSERYIEPTILVDVKVNDPIMEEEIFGPILPIFNVESAYDAIKFINAREKPLVIYVFSNSNKLVKEFRSNTTSGGFCSNETIMHCGVDVLPFGGVGMSGMGSYHGKYGFDTFTHKKSCLGKDLSAFGEKLASARYPPYSDRKGSLLAFLLRKRRPLPNLHLSHLLAVGLGVGLTVLANYYLQKSSTD is encoded by the exons ATGAAATTTTCAATAATGGGAGACAATTCCATAAAACCCAGTCCCGATGAAAATG CTTCAGGAGACCAGGCAATAACGGTCATCAATATTG AAGCAGAAACTGAAAACGCAGAAGCCTCCACCGGAATTCCAGCATCCGCATCACAACATCTCCCAGAGAAGCAGCCGCTCCAATCCGAAGGCGAATCCGAAACAGACAGAATGGCCAATTTCGACGAT ACGTTGCAACGCGCCCGCCTTGCCTTTTCCAGTGGCAAAACCAGGAGCGTCAGCTTTCG ACGCAAGCAGCTGGAGAATCTTCTGCGTTGCTATGAGGAGCACGAGAGCGAGATCATCAGTGCCCTGGAGGCGGATCTGCGGCGACCCAAGCAGGAGTCCCTCATCGTGGAGACCGAGTTCATGAAGAACGACATCAAGCACATTCTATTCCACCTGAACGACTGGGTCAAGGCAGAGAAG CCTTCGAAGTCGTTTGTGAATCTGATGGACGATGTCCAGATCTACAATGATCCCTTTGGAGTGGTCCTGGTGATTGGCGCCTGGAACTATCCGCTGCAGCTTCTGCTGGTGCCCGTGGCCTCCGCCATTGCCGCTGGCAACTGTGTCGTCATCAAGCCCAGCGAGATTGCCGCCAACTGCGCCAAATTCATTGCCGATGTCATTCCGAAATATTTGGACAAT GACTGCTATCCAGTTGTCTGCGGTGGACCCACTGAGACCGCTGAGCTGCTCAACCAACGGTTCGACTACATCTTCTACACGGGATCCACTCGCGTGGGAAAGATCATCCATGCCGCGGCCAACAAACACCTCACGCCCACAACTCTGGAGCTGGGTGGCAAGAG TCCCTGCTACATTGACAAGTCGGTGGAGCTGCGTACAGCCGTAAAGCGCATTCTGTGGGGAAAGCTGATCAACTGTGGACAGACCTGTATTGCTCCCGACTACATTCTCTGCTCCAAGGAGGTGCAGGAGAAGTTCATTGCTGAAGCCAAGGAAGTGCTGAAGGAGTGGTACGGCGAGAATATCCAGAGCAGTCCGGATCTAAGTCGCGTTATCAATGCCAACAATTTCCA GCGCCTGCTTGGTCTGATGAAGTCCGGACGCGTGGCCGTTGGTGGCAAGTACGATGTCAGCGAACGTTACATCGAGCCCACCATCTTGGTCGACGTAAAGGTCAACGATCCCATTATGGAGGAGGAAATCTTCGGCCCCATCTTGCCCATCTTCAACGTGGAGAGTGCCTATGATGCCATCAAGTTCATCAATGCCAG AGAGAAACCACTTGTAATTTACGTGTTCTCCAACTCAAATAAGCTAGTTAAAGAGTTCAGAAGCAATACCACTAGCGGCGGATTCTGCAGCAACGAAACAATTATGCACTGTGgag TTGATGTCCTGCCCTTCGGAGGCGTGGGCATGAGTGGAATGGGCAGCTATCATGGCAAGTATGGCTTCGACACCTTCACCCACAAAAAGTCGTGCCTTGGAAAGGATCTTTCGGCCTTTGGCGAAAAGTTGGCATC AGCGCGTTATCCACCCTACTCGGACCGCAAAGGATCGCTGCTGGCTTTCCTGCTCCGCAAGCGTCGCCCTCTGCCCAATCTGCATCTGAGCCACCTTCTGGCCGTTGGCCTGGGCGTCGGATTGACGGTGTTGGCCAACTACTACCTACAG aAAAGCTCAACTGATTAA
- the Aldh-III gene encoding aldehyde dehydrogenase, dimeric NADP-preferring isoform X3: MKFSIMGDNSIKPSPDENASGDQAITVINIEAETENAEASTGIPASASQHLPEKQPLQSEGESETDRMANFDDTLQRARLAFSSGKTRSVSFRRKQLENLLRCYEEHESEIISALEADLRRPKQESLIVETEFMKNDIKHILFHLNDWVKAEKPSKSFVNLMDDVQIYNDPFGVVLVIGAWNYPLQLLLVPVASAIAAGNCVVIKPSEIAANCAKFIADVIPKYLDNDCYPVVCGGPTETAELLNQRFDYIFYTGSTRVGKIIHAAANKHLTPTTLELGGKSPCYIDKSVELRTAVKRILWGKLINCGQTCIAPDYILCSKEVQEKFIAEAKEVLKEWYGENIQSSPDLSRVINANNFQRLLGLMKSGRVAVGGKYDVSERYIEPTILVDVKVNDPIMEEEIFGPILPIFNVESAYDAIKFINAREKPLVIYVFSNSNKLVKEFRSNTTSGGFCSNETIMHCGVDVLPFGGVGMSGMGSYHGKYGFDTFTHKKSCLGKDLSAFGEKLASARYPPYSDRKGSLLAFLLRKRRPLPNLHLSHLLAVGLGVGLTVLANYYLQGKLLSR; this comes from the exons ATGAAATTTTCAATAATGGGAGACAATTCCATAAAACCCAGTCCCGATGAAAATG CTTCAGGAGACCAGGCAATAACGGTCATCAATATTG AAGCAGAAACTGAAAACGCAGAAGCCTCCACCGGAATTCCAGCATCCGCATCACAACATCTCCCAGAGAAGCAGCCGCTCCAATCCGAAGGCGAATCCGAAACAGACAGAATGGCCAATTTCGACGAT ACGTTGCAACGCGCCCGCCTTGCCTTTTCCAGTGGCAAAACCAGGAGCGTCAGCTTTCG ACGCAAGCAGCTGGAGAATCTTCTGCGTTGCTATGAGGAGCACGAGAGCGAGATCATCAGTGCCCTGGAGGCGGATCTGCGGCGACCCAAGCAGGAGTCCCTCATCGTGGAGACCGAGTTCATGAAGAACGACATCAAGCACATTCTATTCCACCTGAACGACTGGGTCAAGGCAGAGAAG CCTTCGAAGTCGTTTGTGAATCTGATGGACGATGTCCAGATCTACAATGATCCCTTTGGAGTGGTCCTGGTGATTGGCGCCTGGAACTATCCGCTGCAGCTTCTGCTGGTGCCCGTGGCCTCCGCCATTGCCGCTGGCAACTGTGTCGTCATCAAGCCCAGCGAGATTGCCGCCAACTGCGCCAAATTCATTGCCGATGTCATTCCGAAATATTTGGACAAT GACTGCTATCCAGTTGTCTGCGGTGGACCCACTGAGACCGCTGAGCTGCTCAACCAACGGTTCGACTACATCTTCTACACGGGATCCACTCGCGTGGGAAAGATCATCCATGCCGCGGCCAACAAACACCTCACGCCCACAACTCTGGAGCTGGGTGGCAAGAG TCCCTGCTACATTGACAAGTCGGTGGAGCTGCGTACAGCCGTAAAGCGCATTCTGTGGGGAAAGCTGATCAACTGTGGACAGACCTGTATTGCTCCCGACTACATTCTCTGCTCCAAGGAGGTGCAGGAGAAGTTCATTGCTGAAGCCAAGGAAGTGCTGAAGGAGTGGTACGGCGAGAATATCCAGAGCAGTCCGGATCTAAGTCGCGTTATCAATGCCAACAATTTCCA GCGCCTGCTTGGTCTGATGAAGTCCGGACGCGTGGCCGTTGGTGGCAAGTACGATGTCAGCGAACGTTACATCGAGCCCACCATCTTGGTCGACGTAAAGGTCAACGATCCCATTATGGAGGAGGAAATCTTCGGCCCCATCTTGCCCATCTTCAACGTGGAGAGTGCCTATGATGCCATCAAGTTCATCAATGCCAG AGAGAAACCACTTGTAATTTACGTGTTCTCCAACTCAAATAAGCTAGTTAAAGAGTTCAGAAGCAATACCACTAGCGGCGGATTCTGCAGCAACGAAACAATTATGCACTGTGgag TTGATGTCCTGCCCTTCGGAGGCGTGGGCATGAGTGGAATGGGCAGCTATCATGGCAAGTATGGCTTCGACACCTTCACCCACAAAAAGTCGTGCCTTGGAAAGGATCTTTCGGCCTTTGGCGAAAAGTTGGCATC AGCGCGTTATCCACCCTACTCGGACCGCAAAGGATCGCTGCTGGCTTTCCTGCTCCGCAAGCGTCGCCCTCTGCCCAATCTGCATCTGAGCCACCTTCTGGCCGTTGGCCTGGGCGTCGGATTGACGGTGTTGGCCAACTACTACCTACAG GGCAAGCTGTTGTCGCGTTAG
- the Aldh-III gene encoding aldehyde dehydrogenase, dimeric NADP-preferring isoform X5, whose amino-acid sequence MKFSIMGDNSIKPSPDENASGDQAITVINIEAETENAEASTGIPASASQHLPEKQPLQSEGESETDRMANFDDTLQRARLAFSSGKTRSVSFRRKQLENLLRCYEEHESEIISALEADLRRPKQESLIVETEFMKNDIKHILFHLNDWVKAEKPSKSFVNLMDDVQIYNDPFGVVLVIGAWNYPLQLLLVPVASAIAAGNCVVIKPSEIAANCAKFIADVIPKYLDNDCYPVVCGGPTETAELLNQRFDYIFYTGSTRVGKIIHAAANKHLTPTTLELGGKSPCYIDKSVELRTAVKRILWGKLINCGQTCIAPDYILCSKEVQEKFIAEAKEVLKEWYGENIQSSPDLSRVINANNFQRLLGLMKSGRVAVGGKYDVSERYIEPTILVDVKVNDPIMEEEIFGPILPIFNVESAYDAIKFINARESPLVLYIFTLETEVQNLFINGTQSGGLCVNDTIMHYAVDVLPFGGVGMSGMGSYHGKYGFDTFTHKKSCLGKDLSAFGEKLASARYPPYSDRKGSLLAFLLRKRRPLPNLHLSHLLAVGLGVGLTVLANYYLQGKLLSR is encoded by the exons ATGAAATTTTCAATAATGGGAGACAATTCCATAAAACCCAGTCCCGATGAAAATG CTTCAGGAGACCAGGCAATAACGGTCATCAATATTG AAGCAGAAACTGAAAACGCAGAAGCCTCCACCGGAATTCCAGCATCCGCATCACAACATCTCCCAGAGAAGCAGCCGCTCCAATCCGAAGGCGAATCCGAAACAGACAGAATGGCCAATTTCGACGAT ACGTTGCAACGCGCCCGCCTTGCCTTTTCCAGTGGCAAAACCAGGAGCGTCAGCTTTCG ACGCAAGCAGCTGGAGAATCTTCTGCGTTGCTATGAGGAGCACGAGAGCGAGATCATCAGTGCCCTGGAGGCGGATCTGCGGCGACCCAAGCAGGAGTCCCTCATCGTGGAGACCGAGTTCATGAAGAACGACATCAAGCACATTCTATTCCACCTGAACGACTGGGTCAAGGCAGAGAAG CCTTCGAAGTCGTTTGTGAATCTGATGGACGATGTCCAGATCTACAATGATCCCTTTGGAGTGGTCCTGGTGATTGGCGCCTGGAACTATCCGCTGCAGCTTCTGCTGGTGCCCGTGGCCTCCGCCATTGCCGCTGGCAACTGTGTCGTCATCAAGCCCAGCGAGATTGCCGCCAACTGCGCCAAATTCATTGCCGATGTCATTCCGAAATATTTGGACAAT GACTGCTATCCAGTTGTCTGCGGTGGACCCACTGAGACCGCTGAGCTGCTCAACCAACGGTTCGACTACATCTTCTACACGGGATCCACTCGCGTGGGAAAGATCATCCATGCCGCGGCCAACAAACACCTCACGCCCACAACTCTGGAGCTGGGTGGCAAGAG TCCCTGCTACATTGACAAGTCGGTGGAGCTGCGTACAGCCGTAAAGCGCATTCTGTGGGGAAAGCTGATCAACTGTGGACAGACCTGTATTGCTCCCGACTACATTCTCTGCTCCAAGGAGGTGCAGGAGAAGTTCATTGCTGAAGCCAAGGAAGTGCTGAAGGAGTGGTACGGCGAGAATATCCAGAGCAGTCCGGATCTAAGTCGCGTTATCAATGCCAACAATTTCCA GCGCCTGCTTGGTCTGATGAAGTCCGGACGCGTGGCCGTTGGTGGCAAGTACGATGTCAGCGAACGTTACATCGAGCCCACCATCTTGGTCGACGTAAAGGTCAACGATCCCATTATGGAGGAGGAAATCTTCGGCCCCATCTTGCCCATCTTCAACGTGGAGAGTGCCTATGATGCCATCAAGTTCATCAATGCCAG AGAGAGTCCACTTGTCCTGTATATTTTCACGTTGGAAACAGAGGTTCAGAATCTGTTCATAAACGGCACCCAGTCGGGCGGACTGTGCGTGAACGATACGATAATGCACTATGCTG TTGATGTCCTGCCCTTCGGAGGCGTGGGCATGAGTGGAATGGGCAGCTATCATGGCAAGTATGGCTTCGACACCTTCACCCACAAAAAGTCGTGCCTTGGAAAGGATCTTTCGGCCTTTGGCGAAAAGTTGGCATC AGCGCGTTATCCACCCTACTCGGACCGCAAAGGATCGCTGCTGGCTTTCCTGCTCCGCAAGCGTCGCCCTCTGCCCAATCTGCATCTGAGCCACCTTCTGGCCGTTGGCCTGGGCGTCGGATTGACGGTGTTGGCCAACTACTACCTACAG GGCAAGCTGTTGTCGCGTTAG
- the Aldh-III gene encoding aldehyde dehydrogenase, dimeric NADP-preferring isoform X7, whose product MKFSIMGDNSIKPSPDENASGDQAITVINIEAETENAEASTGIPASASQHLPEKQPLQSEGESETDRMANFDDTLQRARLAFSSGKTRSVSFRRKQLENLLRCYEEHESEIISALEADLRRPKQESLIVETEFMKNDIKHILFHLNDWVKAEKPSKSFVNLMDDVQIYNDPFGVVLVIGAWNYPLQLLLVPVASAIAAGNCVVIKPSEIAANCAKFIADVIPKYLDNDCYPVVCGGPTETAELLNQRFDYIFYTGSTRVGKIIHAAANKHLTPTTLELGGKSPCYIDKSVELRTAVKRILWGKLINCGQTCIAPDYILCSKEVQEKFIAEAKEVLKEWYGENIQSSPDLSRVINANNFQRLLGLMKSGRVAVGGKYDVSERYIEPTILVDVKVNDPIMEEEIFGPILPIFNVESAYDAIKFINARESPLVLYIFTLETEVQNLFINGTQSGGLCVNDTIMHYAVDVLPFGGVGMSGMGSYHGKYGFDTFTHKKSCLGKDLSAFGEKLASARYPPYSDRKGSLLAFLLRKRRPLPNLHLSHLLAVGLGVGLTVLANYYLQKSSTD is encoded by the exons ATGAAATTTTCAATAATGGGAGACAATTCCATAAAACCCAGTCCCGATGAAAATG CTTCAGGAGACCAGGCAATAACGGTCATCAATATTG AAGCAGAAACTGAAAACGCAGAAGCCTCCACCGGAATTCCAGCATCCGCATCACAACATCTCCCAGAGAAGCAGCCGCTCCAATCCGAAGGCGAATCCGAAACAGACAGAATGGCCAATTTCGACGAT ACGTTGCAACGCGCCCGCCTTGCCTTTTCCAGTGGCAAAACCAGGAGCGTCAGCTTTCG ACGCAAGCAGCTGGAGAATCTTCTGCGTTGCTATGAGGAGCACGAGAGCGAGATCATCAGTGCCCTGGAGGCGGATCTGCGGCGACCCAAGCAGGAGTCCCTCATCGTGGAGACCGAGTTCATGAAGAACGACATCAAGCACATTCTATTCCACCTGAACGACTGGGTCAAGGCAGAGAAG CCTTCGAAGTCGTTTGTGAATCTGATGGACGATGTCCAGATCTACAATGATCCCTTTGGAGTGGTCCTGGTGATTGGCGCCTGGAACTATCCGCTGCAGCTTCTGCTGGTGCCCGTGGCCTCCGCCATTGCCGCTGGCAACTGTGTCGTCATCAAGCCCAGCGAGATTGCCGCCAACTGCGCCAAATTCATTGCCGATGTCATTCCGAAATATTTGGACAAT GACTGCTATCCAGTTGTCTGCGGTGGACCCACTGAGACCGCTGAGCTGCTCAACCAACGGTTCGACTACATCTTCTACACGGGATCCACTCGCGTGGGAAAGATCATCCATGCCGCGGCCAACAAACACCTCACGCCCACAACTCTGGAGCTGGGTGGCAAGAG TCCCTGCTACATTGACAAGTCGGTGGAGCTGCGTACAGCCGTAAAGCGCATTCTGTGGGGAAAGCTGATCAACTGTGGACAGACCTGTATTGCTCCCGACTACATTCTCTGCTCCAAGGAGGTGCAGGAGAAGTTCATTGCTGAAGCCAAGGAAGTGCTGAAGGAGTGGTACGGCGAGAATATCCAGAGCAGTCCGGATCTAAGTCGCGTTATCAATGCCAACAATTTCCA GCGCCTGCTTGGTCTGATGAAGTCCGGACGCGTGGCCGTTGGTGGCAAGTACGATGTCAGCGAACGTTACATCGAGCCCACCATCTTGGTCGACGTAAAGGTCAACGATCCCATTATGGAGGAGGAAATCTTCGGCCCCATCTTGCCCATCTTCAACGTGGAGAGTGCCTATGATGCCATCAAGTTCATCAATGCCAG AGAGAGTCCACTTGTCCTGTATATTTTCACGTTGGAAACAGAGGTTCAGAATCTGTTCATAAACGGCACCCAGTCGGGCGGACTGTGCGTGAACGATACGATAATGCACTATGCTG TTGATGTCCTGCCCTTCGGAGGCGTGGGCATGAGTGGAATGGGCAGCTATCATGGCAAGTATGGCTTCGACACCTTCACCCACAAAAAGTCGTGCCTTGGAAAGGATCTTTCGGCCTTTGGCGAAAAGTTGGCATC AGCGCGTTATCCACCCTACTCGGACCGCAAAGGATCGCTGCTGGCTTTCCTGCTCCGCAAGCGTCGCCCTCTGCCCAATCTGCATCTGAGCCACCTTCTGGCCGTTGGCCTGGGCGTCGGATTGACGGTGTTGGCCAACTACTACCTACAG aAAAGCTCAACTGATTAA